Part of the Quercus robur chromosome 5, dhQueRobu3.1, whole genome shotgun sequence genome, tgatccattattcctgtcACTTGGTCTTAATGGGTTTTCTATCTATTTACCAACTCTTTTCTGTCCATGTTGCTAGGCTTCTCCTTTCCACTTAGGCTTCCAAAATGGCCATCAACAATGAgataaatttaattgtaatttcaaatatatttttattaatgaaataggttttgattaaaaaaaaaaattgtactagttgtaaggcaaattaacaaaaatagagttttacaGTGTGGGGTGGGGTTTCATGGGGCCCCaaggggtggggatggggtgagaaagttttCCCCATTATGCGGGGCAAagtggggatggggcaagataaAGCCATGCAGGGCGGGGATGAAAaccccatccttcggccccACACCGCCCCATTGctttagggatggcaattttgccccgccccgccccgcttAACCCGCCCTTCCCCGCTTTGCCCCGTGTGGATTTTCCTCGCCCCGCAAAGTTGGTGGGGCAGAAATGGgacaagattttagccccgcaccacagggcggggatgggtttagaatttttagacccaccccgtCCCGTCCCTCCCCAACCCCATCCCGCCCCATGTTGCTAAgaggttataattgtaaattgttCATACCTAAAACtctactatttaaataaatatatcaatattagcttattttattctgcCTAATGTGGTTCTCgcctttattttgttgtgttatactatgagtttttttttttttttttgttaaacacttggatatattattcaattttttttttctaaaaattgatttgattttatgggataaatttagttgtaatttcaagtatatttttattaatgaaataggttttgattaaaaaaaattgtactggTTGTaaggcaaattaacaaaaataaagttttacggggtggggcggggcttCGCGGGGCCCCAAGGAAtggggatggggtgagaaaatTTTCCCCATCATGCGGGTAGGGCAGGGATGGGATAAGATAAAGCCATGTGGGACAGGGACGAAAACCCTATCCTTcagccccgccccgccccattgtCATCCCTAGACTTGTAAGCTTTGATCTTAGAGTCCATAGGCTCAATTGATGTAAGTCATATACTTGTTGTAGCCTCTTATTTGTATGGCCTTCTATGAAACAGCCCCAAAGCCCGCAATCCCACCAACGAAATGCGCAACCCCACTCCAGTCCCAGCAAAGTCAATTGCACCTGAGCTGGATCTTAATAACAACTCCATGATCGACCACAGTATATGGAAACAAATTTAAGATTGAAAAATGAGATTATAAAGTAatgtttataataataataaaaatgtaattaaaccaatcttatatattatatatagattgtAAGTAACATTGTTAAGAATATACTATCACAATTTACATTATTAGCAGTACAAGTACTACTTATTCATCGTTTTCcctcaatattttaatttttttttttttttaaagaaattagaCAAGTTAAACAAAATCTCAATGTAAACTGATTAACTCACTAGTGATGGAAAATACAaggtaaaaatacaatttactaTCTATAAGTTTGGTGTTGTCATTTTAGTTCactaagtttcaattttgtcattttagtctgTTAATTTTGatacttcttttcattttagtctttccatttattaaaatttgaagaaaaaaaaattgttaaaactctaaaaacattgccattttaaatcatttttaaatgttaCAAACGTGAAACGATATCCTTTAAGAGAACTAACAACATTTTGTTAAATGGCAATGAACAGAAGAACTAAAAATGACAATGTTTGTCAAAATTAATAGACTAGAATggcaaaatttaaacttaatagaCTAAAATGATAATTCACCAAATTTATAGGTGTAAATTGTACTTTTGTCAAAATATAACTAATTAGACCCacatgggaaaaaaataaaaataaaaattttattttatttaaaatctttgCTCTTACCACCGTATGATTCCAAGTAATCACTAATCACATTCCTCAATTTTGAAGTTTGTATTTCTCCTTACCATTATTCAAGTAATCTTCAATTGGGATACTAAAAGTAGTAGCTTGTACCAATTAGCAAGTACCTGGGTTGGGATGACATGATTGAAATTGAAGTGACTCCACGCAATTTAACTAGTGCCAGATTTTAGTAATCCATATTAGGGTTATgacaatatataatataaagttCCAAAATAATCAAGCTTTCATATTATACAATTTTCATTCTTCATCATGCCCACTTTTGCTTAggtccttattttttttattgaaagattGTTGATGACCAAGATCATTGACTTATAGGCTATAAATCCATATGATTAATCAAACCAAAGTCCACCCCTTTTGGGTTCAACACTAGAATGGTACTTGTTATGCCTGTGGATCAAGAAACAGTGTCGTTGGGAATAAATCCTTAGAATGTTTGTATTTTTACATGTCTAAATTGTTCAATTTAATTCAAAGCTGATACACATTATGGAGAAAAGAtgcatgtttttcttttctttgaaacTTGTAATTCTAACCTTTTGGATGGTTTTTGGGTTCTTTTTGTCTACTGTTTGTACATTTTACTCAGGCTTACAAGCTTGCATcatgcaaacttttttttatttctttatttttagaatGACATGCAATCTATCTTAATTTGTCAGTAAAATATTATACACAGCGTTATACTATAAGTTATAACAACTTGTACTCCAAcaatataacaacttaaaatccaaccaaaaataaaatgaataaaaagaaacTGGCATTAATTCTAGGTGTTGATTATGTTCTGATTCATTAAGATGCTTTAAATATGAGATAGCCCAATTGACAATGTGAGTGAGTCGCAATTAAAATGGCATCAATCACTAAAATAACAGGTTACAATACCATCAATTCGACTCAACTAAGCTTTAAGATTAAGACCCTATCCAAGGCCATATGCCCAGGTGTTCCTTCATCTCTGTAAAAATCATGTCTTTCCTTACAATGTATACTCGCAACAAAAACATCtaaataatcaagttttgtcaTTCTAATTcatgacttatttttaatataaacttATACTATAAATATTTCAAATGTCACATAATATAACATTCACAAAAATGAACCCCTTGCACTGCAACGCCTACAAGCTAGTTTATACACTTTGTAAAGCACAGGGCATTTTGAAATCAGATTTATTACTTTCTAGGTACTGGTTTTTCTGACTAAAATCAAGAACTAAAAATGACCTTCCCAACAAAGGCTTTGAACCAGCACTTGAAGCAAACCCTGATACTTTTGTGCTTCACTATGCATTACTTACAGAATTGCCTTTATTCACACCTTGTAGGTCCATAGGAGAGTGGGCAATACTACTAACTGAACCGAGGGTCTGAGAGCTCAACTGTGGACTAGCTGGACAGGCATCTGGATTACCAGCACTCAAGGCATGGATTGCCCCAGAGCTCAGTTGAGGGCTCATTGGTGTTCGTTGACTCATTTGCTGAGGACTAGCTTGCTGTTGTTGCATTTGTTGGTTCAGTTGTGGTATTACCATGGTCGATGGTGAGCCCACCTGCGAAGGTGAGACGACAGCCTGTAGTGGTGAGGTGGTTTCTTGCTGCTGCTGTAGCTGTTGTTGCTGCAACTGCTGCTGAAattgctgttgctgctgctgttgcAATTGCTGTTGCTGCAATTGCTGCTGCTGCAActgctgctgctgttgctgttgTAACTGTTGCTGCTGTAACTGTGGttgctgctgttgttgttgctgttggtTCATGTACATACCCATCCCTGCCATCCCCGCCATCAACTTCGGTGGACCCATAGGCCCCATGGCTGCCCGGTGCATTGGGTTGATGGTAGTCCGGTTTAAAGTCTGACCAATCATTGAAAGACTAGAAGGGCCTGGATGTCTGGCTGCTGAAATCCCAGTTAGGCTTGACGAAGGACTCCCTAACACTCGATTCTCTAACACTCGATTCTGTGCCATTCTTGCCACGAGAGCAGCTTGTGTTGGATTCAATCCAGATCGAAGTTGCTGGCTTATTGCGTTGGTAATATTTGAAGCCTGGCTAAGATTCATTGGTTTCTGGCCAACATTCCCTATACCAGAAATAGGTGCCATTGGTGCCGACATTCCAGTTCCTATTCCCCTAGCAGCTCCCATGCCCATGGCATTGCCAAGGCCCCCAAGACCAACCATGTTATTGCCCATGTTTCCCACACCCACAGCTGTTCCAAGTCCCATCATCATTTTCCTTTGCATTTGTGgctgctgttgctgttgctgttgctgttgctgctgTAACGCCTGAAGTTGGGAAGCCCTGCTGTTGCTCAACTGTATGCTGGGATTCTGCCCGAAGTGTGAAAGTGTAGTTTGTCCAAGCATCATAGGTGACCTCTGGAACTGGGTATGCTGCTGTGGAATCATAGGATGttggctttgttgttgttgttgttgttgctgctgctgctgctgctgctgttgttgctgctgctgctgctgttgtagttgtagttgttgttgttgttgttgttgctgctgttgttgttgttgttgttgcagttggtgttgttgttgttgttgttgcagttgttgttgttgttgttgcagttgttgttgttgctgatgttgttgttgttgctgttgctgttgctgttgctgtagttgttgctgctgctgttgctgctgctgatgatgatgacgatgaagTGATGATTGTGGGTCCAGCTGTTGTGACCTCTGGGGCATTGAAACCCCAGACAAGAGTCCTTGAGACATCTGTAAGGCCTGGGGGTTTCCTGGAGGCAGCATCCTTGCATTTGCTAAAGGATTCTGGGATGAGTTTAGAGAGGCATTACCACTGCTAGTTGGCTTTGCAACTTCATTTGATGGTTGACCAGAAACTGCTTCTGGGTATTGCTGCATCTCAGCAACTGAATTGTGCAGGACTCCAGCAGCATTTGATTGGCTGCCTGAGGCAAGATTCATTCGGATTGGTTTTGTTCGGATTTGATCATCCACATGATATCCTTCACGTATCATCTGCATGAGCAGATACCATTATGCACATTAgataaaaagaagaggaaaacaaaacacagtaatttgtaattttttttttttctgagctTCAACACCATATCTTATAACATACCAGTGAACAAAGCTGCGTTGCAAGCAAATCGGCCAAATGCTGTCACAAGAATTAGATATCTAAATCAGAACGACAGAAGACACATTCTTGCAAGGGGATAAGggggaaaataaaagagagtcTAAATATCAGGAAAACATAAAACTAACACTGTTGAAAAACTTCTTAGCCTATCAATCCATATCAAGCCATTGACTGCCAATCAATCAATAAGCCATCTCCTATCACTAGCTAATGGATGCTGGGAATATAACCAGACAAGATAGACTTTTCTAAATAAATGATGCAACATATCAATGAATTTCCATAAGGATTGGATAACATCATCACTGCAAAAATGCTTTAGAAGACAGAACATAGGCAATTAAAGGACAACTTCGATATCACAACAAGTGTGGTGGAGATGAAAATGCATTGATCAATggcataaaaagaaaagattcaGTCAGAACTGTAATGGAAGAAAATTCGCAGGAGAAGTATTGGTAGGCTGATTTGGAGGACCACCAAAAGGGTATCAAAGAAGACTATGGGAAAGTTAAAGGTATTCAAAAGGGTAAATACAAAAAGcagaatagaaaaaaatataattagtaggAAACACATTGAAATATTCCAGAGTCTAACTGAGGAGATGACTTTTTAACATGACTAAAAAAAAGGACCAAATACTGAAGAATCATTTGTGTTGATGACCCTAACTGAAAATGGCCACCATGACCAATTCAATAGGCAGATCCTTCTTAGACAGCAAAAATAGAAATTGTGCAGAACTCACTGTATTCGGCAATGTAGGAAGGTAATCCTCCACAGCCAAATAATCAACATCTTCTATTTCTCCATAATGCATTGCTACAGTACCACATGGCTTCTCTGACATGATCATCCTAGCTCTTACCCTCTGTGAAGCAGTATTATCTGCAGAAGCAAAATGGAACATGAGGATAAGGTGAAAAACATCAAGACATAAGTAAGATTAAATAACTTGCAACCAATAGTACAACAAACCTGGCTccagaatttttattattcttattttgcAGATATTCATGCTGCCACCTGCTAGTGACTTAGACAATGACCTTGCATCTGCATCATCTTTGGAATCCTCATTAGTGGAAATATCAGAGAGAAACTCTGCCAAACGTTGAGTGGGATATGCATTTGGCTTCCTGATGGGGTGTTGATCATCGACCTTACTCTTTTTGCGATTGAGTTGATGCCTGAAACAGTAATCCATAGAACAAGCATAAGAACAGGatagagtttattttttttttttttttttttttttgctctgtaAGTTCCACAACCAGTGGGCTCTAAACCCAGGACCTCACCATCCACCCATTCTTATGTGAGGAGGAAGCGCGATGTGAGCTAGACATCATTGGCAGAATGAACTTAAAAAAACTACCACTTACTAAATGTATGTGAAAAAACAATAGGATGTCAACAGTTTATACACCCTGAAACTtccaaataataaaacatgCAGGGTgcaatccaaaaaaatttaattaaaaaataaaaagagacaaGGAAGCAAGCAGTGAAAAATTTTTCTCTCAAATATCTCAGCAAGGTAAAAAAGTCCCCAGGGCAGGGGGTATTAGAGAGACCTGATCCAAAAATCCTTTTTATGTAATCCTTAATGTGCTATTTTAGGGTCAagtcaaaagaaaaacaaaataaagagcATTAATATGTTCAACTGATAGGTTGGAGCAACGAATAGAAAAACAActacacaaa contains:
- the LOC126724847 gene encoding protein PHYTOCHROME-DEPENDENT LATE-FLOWERING isoform X2, giving the protein MGVSFKVSKTGARYRPKPPANDGAVVADDEPESNSKESSRKQQGDLLGGGEDVVGVSASFMFREGHPPTAEDEVSFTLNLFPDGYSIGKPLENETAHQATLQDTPKLLHPYDRASENLFSVRDYRKCAVDQGSGDPSTNGSPVVNKVRLKMSLENVIKDIPLISDNSWTYGDLMEVESRILKALQPRLLLDPTPKLDRLCNNPVPTKLNLALSSVRRKRMRQMAEATLSPCNKTNGKKVCVDRVPESSNGRVGDSGIISGNAMPQHIHENLAAQNLNPTNMVALRPRSFISDASVPALPPASHQQRYQMGIGTPRGMQDPGSGPVINSSGASPAGQDMMSYADNVNSSVSVLGKRENQDAQMSPLPNFNKKGRPTPVGLDGMQQQQIGPHIDGLTGSDINWKNSLLQPQVIARGMYANMPIQKFTHQVFEGALNQDAGTMPFAAGQRGMRHAAKEEPFEIDKFDGSEFNRNKNDMPMVETETSHLESQQSQQRLQYALMRSNIPQTAWNSLGPHVEKDARKEDQLQKRKSVQSPRISAGALAQSPLSSKSGEFSSGSLGTYFGAVSTTVALGATQKEKSANTSAPTVGGNPSMTSSANDSIQRQHQAQVAAKRRSNSLPKTPAMSGVASPASVSNMSVPLNANSPSVGTPPLADQTMLERFSKIEMVTMRHQLNRKKSKVDDQHPIRKPNAYPTQRLAEFLSDISTNEDSKDDADARSLSKSLAGGSMNICKIRIIKILEPDNTASQRVRARMIMSEKPCGTVAMHYGEIEDVDYLAVEDYLPTLPNTHLADLLATQLCSLMIREGYHVDDQIRTKPIRMNLASGSQSNAAGVLHNSVAEMQQYPEAVSGQPSNEVAKPTSSGNASLNSSQNPLANARMLPPGNPQALQMSQGLLSGVSMPQRSQQLDPQSSLHRHHHQQQQQQQQQLQQQQQQQQQQQHQQQQQLQQQQQQLQQQQQQHQLQQQQQQQQQQQQQQQLQLQQQQQQQQQQQQQQQQQQQQQQSQHPMIPQQHTQFQRSPMMLGQTTLSHFGQNPSIQLSNSRASQLQALQQQQQQQQQQQPQMQRKMMMGLGTAVGVGNMGNNMVGLGGLGNAMGMGAARGIGTGMSAPMAPISGIGNVGQKPMNLSQASNITNAISQQLRSGLNPTQAALVARMAQNRVLENRVLGSPSSSLTGISAARHPGPSSLSMIGQTLNRTTINPMHRAAMGPMGPPKLMAGMAGMGMYMNQQQQQQQQPQLQQQQLQQQQQQQLQQQQLQQQQLQQQQQQQFQQQLQQQQLQQQQETTSPLQAVVSPSQVGSPSTMVIPQLNQQMQQQQASPQQMSQRTPMSPQLSSGAIHALSAGNPDACPASPQLSSQTLGSVSSIAHSPMDLQGVNKGNSVSNA
- the LOC126724847 gene encoding protein PHYTOCHROME-DEPENDENT LATE-FLOWERING isoform X1; this encodes MGVSFKVSKTGARYRPKPPANDGAVVADDEPESNSKESSRKQQGDLLGGGEDVVGVSASFMFREGHPPTAEDEVSFTLNLFPDGYSIGKPLENETAHQATLQDTPKLLHPYDRASENLFSAIESGLLPGDILDDIHCKFVDGTLVCEVRDYRKCAVDQGSGDPSTNGSPVVNKVRLKMSLENVIKDIPLISDNSWTYGDLMEVESRILKALQPRLLLDPTPKLDRLCNNPVPTKLNLALSSVRRKRMRQMAEATLSPCNKTNGKKVCVDRVPESSNGRVGDSGIISGNAMPQHIHENLAAQNLNPTNMVALRPRSFISDASVPALPPASHQQRYQMGIGTPRGMQDPGSGPVINSSGASPAGQDMMSYADNVNSSVSVLGKRENQDAQMSPLPNFNKKGRPTPVGLDGMQQQQIGPHIDGLTGSDINWKNSLLQPQVIARGMYANMPIQKFTHQVFEGALNQDAGTMPFAAGQRGMRHAAKEEPFEIDKFDGSEFNRNKNDMPMVETETSHLESQQSQQRLQYALMRSNIPQTAWNSLGPHVEKDARKEDQLQKRKSVQSPRISAGALAQSPLSSKSGEFSSGSLGTYFGAVSTTVALGATQKEKSANTSAPTVGGNPSMTSSANDSIQRQHQAQVAAKRRSNSLPKTPAMSGVASPASVSNMSVPLNANSPSVGTPPLADQTMLERFSKIEMVTMRHQLNRKKSKVDDQHPIRKPNAYPTQRLAEFLSDISTNEDSKDDADARSLSKSLAGGSMNICKIRIIKILEPDNTASQRVRARMIMSEKPCGTVAMHYGEIEDVDYLAVEDYLPTLPNTHLADLLATQLCSLMIREGYHVDDQIRTKPIRMNLASGSQSNAAGVLHNSVAEMQQYPEAVSGQPSNEVAKPTSSGNASLNSSQNPLANARMLPPGNPQALQMSQGLLSGVSMPQRSQQLDPQSSLHRHHHQQQQQQQQQLQQQQQQQQQQQHQQQQQLQQQQQQLQQQQQQHQLQQQQQQQQQQQQQQQLQLQQQQQQQQQQQQQQQQQQQQQQSQHPMIPQQHTQFQRSPMMLGQTTLSHFGQNPSIQLSNSRASQLQALQQQQQQQQQQQPQMQRKMMMGLGTAVGVGNMGNNMVGLGGLGNAMGMGAARGIGTGMSAPMAPISGIGNVGQKPMNLSQASNITNAISQQLRSGLNPTQAALVARMAQNRVLENRVLGSPSSSLTGISAARHPGPSSLSMIGQTLNRTTINPMHRAAMGPMGPPKLMAGMAGMGMYMNQQQQQQQQPQLQQQQLQQQQQQQLQQQQLQQQQLQQQQQQQFQQQLQQQQLQQQQETTSPLQAVVSPSQVGSPSTMVIPQLNQQMQQQQASPQQMSQRTPMSPQLSSGAIHALSAGNPDACPASPQLSSQTLGSVSSIAHSPMDLQGVNKGNSVSNA